Proteins from a genomic interval of Desulfocurvibacter africanus subsp. africanus DSM 2603:
- a CDS encoding ATP-binding cassette domain-containing protein: MAVLSARGVLLAFSGQPVLDGVNLTLEEGERVCLLGRNGAGKSSLMAILAGQAKPDSGEVHRAQGLRTGLLPQDVPPDLGGTVFEVVTSGLGEKGELGRRMAEHHRLARELAANQTDAALTAKLALELTKLERALEAAGGFEALRQVDTAVSKLGLDPDAEFTTLSGGLQRRTLLARALAGDPDVLFLDEPTNHLDLDSIAWLEDFLLRRRGSLFFVTHDRAFLRRLATRIVELDRGQLTSWACDYDTYLERRAAQLEAESSERAKFDKKLAQEEVWIRTGIKARRTRDMGRVRRLVDMRRERAARRERVGSAQLLAQEADRSGKLVAELEHVSFTYDGRPVIQDLTTVVTRGDKLGIIGPNGAGKTTLLHLLLGRLQPTSGTVRLGTNMQVAYFDQLRAELDHDKSVKDNVAGGNDQVIVNGQPVHVLGWLRNFLFSADRARIPVRLLSGGERNRLLLAKLFARPCNVLVMDEPTNDLDLETLELLEDLLADFSGTLLLVSHDRAFLNNVVTSTLAFEGNGRVVEYAGGYDDWLSQRQATSQAKSAAQRVPDDEAAAKSAASRGPRKLSFKEKAEAETRRKELAELPARIEALETEQAELNARLSSPDLYSDPQSVQKVQARMAEIESGLDRALARWEELESAQKVFDAALASGEVRE, encoded by the coding sequence ATGGCGGTTCTCAGCGCGCGTGGCGTGCTTCTGGCCTTCTCGGGCCAACCGGTGCTGGACGGCGTGAACCTGACTCTGGAGGAGGGCGAGCGAGTCTGTCTGCTTGGCCGCAACGGCGCGGGCAAGTCATCGCTCATGGCCATCCTGGCGGGCCAGGCGAAACCCGACAGCGGCGAGGTGCATCGCGCCCAAGGTCTACGCACGGGCCTGTTGCCCCAGGACGTCCCGCCCGACCTGGGCGGAACGGTTTTCGAGGTAGTCACCTCGGGCCTCGGGGAAAAAGGCGAGTTGGGCCGACGCATGGCCGAGCACCATCGCCTTGCCCGCGAGCTTGCGGCCAATCAGACGGATGCGGCCCTGACAGCCAAGTTGGCCCTGGAGTTGACCAAGCTCGAACGCGCCCTGGAAGCGGCCGGCGGCTTCGAGGCCCTGCGCCAGGTCGATACGGCCGTATCCAAGCTCGGCCTGGACCCGGACGCGGAGTTCACGACCCTTTCCGGCGGATTGCAGCGCCGTACCCTGCTGGCCCGCGCCCTGGCCGGTGACCCGGATGTGCTCTTCCTGGACGAGCCCACGAACCACCTGGACCTGGATTCCATCGCTTGGTTGGAAGATTTCCTTCTGCGCCGGCGCGGCTCGCTATTTTTTGTGACCCACGACCGAGCCTTCCTGCGTCGCCTGGCCACGCGCATAGTAGAGCTGGACCGCGGTCAGCTCACCAGTTGGGCTTGCGATTACGACACCTATCTGGAGCGCCGGGCCGCGCAGCTTGAGGCTGAATCCTCGGAGCGGGCCAAGTTCGACAAGAAGCTGGCCCAGGAGGAAGTCTGGATTCGCACGGGCATCAAGGCCCGCCGCACGCGCGATATGGGCCGTGTGCGCCGCCTGGTGGATATGCGCCGCGAGCGGGCCGCGCGCCGCGAGCGCGTGGGCTCGGCTCAACTGCTGGCCCAGGAGGCTGATCGCTCGGGCAAGCTGGTTGCCGAGCTGGAGCATGTCAGCTTCACCTATGACGGCCGTCCGGTCATCCAGGACCTGACCACTGTGGTCACGCGCGGGGACAAGCTTGGCATCATCGGACCCAACGGCGCGGGCAAGACAACGCTGTTGCATTTGCTTTTAGGCCGTTTGCAGCCAACCAGCGGCACGGTGCGCCTGGGCACGAACATGCAGGTGGCCTATTTCGACCAGCTGCGCGCCGAGCTGGACCACGACAAAAGCGTCAAGGACAACGTGGCCGGCGGCAACGATCAGGTCATTGTGAACGGTCAACCCGTGCACGTGCTCGGCTGGCTGCGCAACTTCCTGTTCTCGGCCGACCGCGCGCGCATACCAGTGCGTTTGCTCTCGGGCGGCGAGCGCAACCGGCTGCTGCTGGCCAAGCTCTTTGCCCGGCCCTGCAACGTGCTGGTCATGGACGAGCCCACCAACGACCTGGATCTGGAGACCCTGGAGCTTCTGGAGGATCTGCTGGCCGACTTTTCCGGCACGCTCCTGCTGGTCAGCCATGACCGCGCCTTCCTGAACAACGTGGTCACCTCCACCCTGGCCTTTGAGGGCAATGGCCGGGTGGTTGAGTACGCCGGCGGCTACGACGACTGGCTCAGCCAACGCCAGGCGACCTCGCAAGCCAAGTCGGCGGCGCAGCGGGTCCCGGATGACGAGGCCGCGGCCAAATCAGCCGCCTCGCGCGGCCCGCGCAAGCTGAGCTTCAAGGAAAAGGCCGAAGCCGAGACCAGGCGCAAGGAACTGGCTGAGCTGCCGGCCCGCATCGAGGCTCTTGAAACCGAACAGGCCGAACTCAACGCGCGACTGTCCTCGCCTGATTTGTACAGCGATCCCCAATCCGTGCAAAAGGTCCAGGCGCGCATGGCCGAGATCGAGTCAGGCCTGGACAGAGCCCTGGCCCGCTGGGAAGAGCTGGAGTCGGCCCAGAAGGTTTTCGATGCCGCCCTGGCCAGCGGCGAGGTACGCGAATAG